In a genomic window of Ipomoea triloba cultivar NCNSP0323 chromosome 3, ASM357664v1:
- the LOC116013921 gene encoding transmembrane 9 superfamily member 11-like: MGFVENFKIWVLFICLGWELGHGFYLPGSYPHKYGVGDFLNVKVNSLTSIDTEIPFTYYSLPFCKPPDGVKDSAENLGELLVGDRIENSPYRFKMFSNETEIFLCQSKPLSGEEFKLLTKRIDEMYQVNLILDNLPAIRYTRKEGFVLRWTGYPVGIKVQEAYYVFNHLKFTVLVHKYEEANVARVMGTGDAAEVIPSVGGDGSEAPGYMVVGFEVVPCSFQHNADSLKNLKMYDKYPSPIKCDPTTVGMAIKENEPVAFTYEVNFVESDIKWPSRWDAYLKMEGAKVHWFSILNSLMVITFLAGIVFVILLRTVRRDLTRYEELDKEAQAQMNEELSGWKLVVSDVFRAPSNPTLLCVMVGDGVQILGMGVGTILFAALGFMSPASRGTLITGMLFFYMILGVAAGYVAVRLWRTIFCGDTKGWVSVSWKAACFFPGISFLILTTLNFLLWGSHSTGAIPFSLFVILILLWFCISVPLTLIGGYLGAKSPHFEYPVRTNQIPREIPPQKYPSWLLVLGAGTLPFGTLFIELFFIMSSIWMGRVYYVFGFLLIVMILLVAVCAEVSLVLTYMHLCVEDWKWWWKSFFASGSVAIYIFLYSINYLIFDLKSLSGPVSATLYLGYSLFMVLAIMLATGTVGFLSSFWFVYYLFSSVKLD; the protein is encoded by the coding sequence ATGGGATTTGTTGAGAATTTCAAGATCTGGGTTTTGTTTATCTGCTTGGGATGGGAATTGGGTCATGGGTTTTATCTGCCTGGTAGTTATCCTCACAAGTATGGGGTTGGTGATTTTTTGAATGTAAAGGTCAATTCACTCACGTCAATTGACACCGAGATACCCTTTACTTACTATAGCTTGCCCTTCTGTAAGCCCCCAGATGGTGTTAAGGACAGTGCTGAAAATCTCGGCGAGCTCCTCGTGGGGGATAGGATTGAAAATTCTCCCTACAGGTTTAAGATGTTCTCAAATGAGACTGAAATTTTCCTGTGTCAGTCAAAGCCATTGTCAGGGGAGGAGTTTAAGCTTTTGACCAAGAGGATTGATGAGATGTATCAAGTGAATTTGATTCTAGATAATTTGCCTGCTATTCGATATACTAGGAAGGAAGGGTTTGTCTTGAGGTGGACTGGGTATCCAGTTGGGATTAAAGTCCAAGAAGCCTATTATGTGTTTAATCACTTGAAGTTTACTGTTCTTGTTCACAAATATGAAGAGGCCAATGTAGCTCGGGTGATGGGTACTGGAGATGCTGCTGAGGTGATCCCATCCGTTGGGGGTGATGGATCTGAGGCACCAGGATATATGGTCGTCGGTTTTGAGGTTGTCCCATGTAGTTTCCAGCACAATGCTGATTCACTTAAGAACTTGAAAATGTATGATAAGTATCCGTCTCCTATTAAGTGTGATCCCACTACAGTTGGCATGGCTATAAAAGAAAATGAGCCTGTGGCCTTTACCTATGAGGTTAACTTTGTTGAGAGTGATATCAAGTGGCCTTCAAGATGGGATGCTTATTTGAAGATGGAAGGGGCAAAGGTGCATTGGTTCTCCATCCTGAATTCCCTCATGGTGATCACTTTCTTGGCTGGAATTGTGTTTGTGATCCTGTTGAGGACAGTACGGAGAGATCTGACTAGATATGAGGAGCTTGACAAAGAGGCTCAAGCCCAGATGAATGAGGAGCTATCAGGGTGGAAACTTGTTGTAAGTGATGTCTTTCGAGCTCCAAGCAATCCAACACTTCTGTGTGTGATGGTTGGGGATGGTGTTCAGATCCTAGGGATGGGAGTTGGGACTATTCTGTTTGCTGCTCTTGGATTCATGTCCCCTGCTTCTCGTGGAACATTGATTACAGGTATGCTGTTTTTCTACATGATTCTTGGTGTTGCAGCTGGTTATGTCGCTGTTCGTCTCTGGAGGACAATCTTCTGTGGTGACACCAAGGGATGGGTTTCAGTTTCATGGAAAGCTGCATGTTTCTTCCCTGGGATTTCATTCCTTATTCTGACCACTTTGAATTTCCTATTGTGGGGTAGTCATAGTACAGGAGCCATTCCATTTTCCCTGTTTGTTATTCTCATTTTGCTTTGGTTCTGTATCTCAGTTCCCCTTACCCTTATTGGGGGTTACCTTGGGGCAAAGTCGCCTCATTTTGAATACCCAGTCCGAACCAACCAGATCCCCCGTGAAATTCCACCTCAAAAATACCCATCTTGGCTTCTAGTGCTTGGTGCCGGTACCTTACCTTTTGGCACACTTTTCATTGAGCTTTTCTTCATCATGTCTAGCATCTGGATGGGTCGTGTGTACTATGTGTTTGGGTTTCTCCTTATTGTTATGATCCTTCTCGTTGCTGTGTGTGCTGAGGTGTCTCTTGTCCTAACTTACATGCATCTTTGCGTCGAGGATTGGAAGTGGTGGTGGAAGTCCTTCTTTGCTTCTGGCTCGGTTGCTATATACATTTTCCTGTACTCCATTAACTATCTAATATTTGATCTTAAGAGCTTGAGTGGACCTGTTTCTGCTACCCTTTACCTGGGCTATTCATTGTTCATGGTTCTGGCAATCATGCTGGCAACTGGCACAGTGGGGTTCCTTTCCTCTTTCTGGTTTGTATACTACTTGTTCTCTTCTGTGAAGCTGGATTGA